In Paenibacillus larvae subsp. larvae, the following proteins share a genomic window:
- the rnr gene encoding ribonuclease R: protein MITEQDILDFMRESAYKPMTYQELEKHFQVSDAEEFKQLLKTLNGLEQEGYILRTRHDRYGVPERMNLVRGRLQAHPKGFGFLISDDPDQPDIYIHANDMNTAMNGDTILVRITSKSVSGGKMEGEVVRVVNRANTEIVGTFQQHESYGFVLPDDRRVQRDIFIPAAAFKGAVDGQKVVVKIVQYPEGRAAAEGEIIEILGHKNDPGVDILSIIRKYGLPEAFPDEVMEEALAVPEKITEEEIRGRRDLRDKRIVTIDGEDAKDLDDAVNVERLPNGNYLLGVHIADVSYYVKENSALDREAYSRGCSVYLVDRVIPMLPHRLSNGICSLNPQVDRLTMSCEMEFDQHANVVRHDVFTSVIKTSERMTYNNVRQILSSEEPELLERYDYLIDDFKLMEELAMKLRNKRMKRGAIDFDFQESKVLVDENGKPYDIIKRERSIAEMIIEEFMLAANETVAEHFHWLKVPFLYRVHEEPDAEKLMHFMEFITNFGYVVRGRGNNIHPGSLQTLLEEIKGKKEETVISTVMLRSMKQARYDSHSLGHFGLAAEFYSHFTSPIRRYPDLVIHRIIREVLEKGSFSEQRHEYLKGRMEYIARQSSERERKAVDAERETDALKKAEFMLDKIGEEFEGIVSSVTSFGMFVELENTVEGLIRLSGLTDDYYHYHEMQHALIGERTSNIYRIGDEVKIRVTAVNMDEHTIDFEMVDMKPRSRKYNVVERSQSRGRGKRSVKSGFVSRKGKKGSKDIVGIAKGDKSAKKAGKTAKSGKAGKADKVKAAAGKRSSGKKKRNGESTPGGEQRVQKAEGPAEGFGGDWANTVNALGKNARAAKKRRK from the coding sequence ATGATAACAGAACAAGATATTTTGGATTTTATGAGGGAAAGTGCTTATAAGCCGATGACCTATCAGGAACTGGAGAAACACTTTCAGGTCTCGGATGCGGAAGAGTTTAAGCAATTGCTTAAAACCTTAAACGGACTTGAGCAAGAAGGCTATATTTTGCGTACACGGCATGACCGTTATGGAGTACCGGAAAGGATGAACCTGGTAAGAGGCCGTCTGCAAGCTCATCCCAAAGGATTCGGTTTTCTGATTTCCGATGATCCTGATCAACCGGATATATATATTCATGCTAATGATATGAACACGGCGATGAATGGCGATACCATTTTGGTTCGGATTACATCAAAAAGTGTCTCCGGCGGGAAAATGGAAGGGGAAGTTGTACGGGTCGTCAACAGGGCCAATACCGAGATCGTAGGAACCTTTCAACAGCATGAAAGTTACGGTTTTGTACTTCCGGATGACAGAAGGGTACAGAGGGATATTTTTATTCCGGCAGCAGCATTTAAAGGAGCGGTTGACGGGCAAAAAGTAGTGGTCAAGATCGTGCAGTATCCGGAGGGACGGGCTGCGGCCGAGGGAGAAATTATTGAGATTTTGGGGCATAAGAATGATCCTGGCGTAGATATTTTGTCCATTATTCGCAAATACGGGCTGCCCGAAGCTTTCCCTGACGAGGTAATGGAGGAGGCCCTTGCTGTCCCCGAGAAAATCACGGAGGAAGAAATCCGCGGAAGAAGGGATTTAAGGGACAAGCGCATAGTAACCATCGATGGTGAGGATGCGAAAGATCTGGATGATGCAGTAAATGTGGAACGTTTGCCGAACGGAAATTATCTGCTCGGTGTTCATATTGCGGATGTCAGTTACTATGTGAAGGAAAATTCAGCACTTGACCGGGAGGCTTATAGCCGGGGATGTTCCGTTTATTTGGTTGACCGGGTAATCCCGATGCTTCCGCACAGGCTATCCAACGGGATATGTTCTTTAAATCCCCAGGTAGACCGGCTTACCATGTCCTGTGAAATGGAATTTGACCAACATGCGAACGTAGTCCGGCATGATGTATTTACAAGTGTGATAAAGACAAGTGAACGTATGACTTATAACAATGTTCGCCAGATTTTAAGCAGTGAAGAACCGGAATTGCTGGAACGCTATGATTATTTGATAGATGATTTCAAACTGATGGAAGAGCTCGCGATGAAACTTCGCAATAAACGGATGAAGCGGGGGGCCATTGATTTTGATTTTCAGGAGTCTAAGGTTTTGGTCGATGAAAATGGTAAACCCTATGACATTATCAAGCGTGAACGCTCCATAGCGGAAATGATTATTGAGGAATTTATGCTGGCTGCAAACGAAACCGTCGCGGAACATTTCCATTGGCTGAAGGTACCTTTTCTTTACCGTGTACATGAGGAGCCAGATGCGGAGAAACTGATGCACTTTATGGAATTCATTACGAATTTCGGTTATGTAGTGCGGGGCAGGGGCAACAATATACATCCAGGGTCTTTACAAACACTGCTTGAGGAAATCAAAGGAAAAAAGGAAGAGACCGTTATTAGTACGGTGATGCTCCGTTCTATGAAGCAGGCGCGTTATGACTCCCATAGTCTGGGGCATTTTGGCCTGGCTGCGGAGTTTTATTCCCACTTTACGTCTCCCATCCGCCGCTATCCTGACCTGGTGATTCATCGTATTATCCGGGAAGTGTTGGAGAAGGGATCCTTTTCCGAACAAAGGCATGAGTATCTGAAAGGCCGGATGGAATATATTGCCCGGCAATCTTCCGAACGGGAACGTAAAGCTGTTGATGCCGAACGGGAAACAGATGCACTCAAGAAAGCCGAGTTCATGCTGGATAAAATCGGGGAAGAATTTGAAGGAATTGTATCCAGTGTGACAAGCTTCGGAATGTTCGTTGAGTTGGAAAATACCGTAGAGGGATTGATCCGTTTAAGCGGTTTGACGGATGATTACTATCATTATCATGAAATGCAACATGCCTTGATCGGGGAACGGACTTCTAATATTTACCGGATAGGCGATGAGGTGAAGATCCGTGTGACTGCCGTAAATATGGATGAGCATACCATCGATTTTGAGATGGTCGATATGAAGCCGCGCTCCCGGAAGTACAATGTGGTGGAGCGTAGCCAGAGTAGGGGCCGGGGTAAGCGAAGCGTCAAGTCCGGCTTTGTATCACGCAAGGGCAAAAAAGGCAGCAAGGACATCGTGGGCATAGCTAAAGGTGACAAGTCCGCCAAGAAAGCCGGAAAAACCGCTAAATCGGGCAAAGCAGGAAAAGCGGACAAGGTAAAGGCTGCCGCAGGCAAACGTTCCTCCGGCAAGAAAAAGCGGAACGGGGAAAGCACGCCGGGCGGTGAACAGCGCGTACAAAAAGCCGAAGGTCCAGCAGAAGGCTTCGGCGGTGATTGGGCGAATACAGTAAATGCACTCGGCAAGAATGCCCGTGCTGCCAAGAAGCGCCGCAAGTAG
- a CDS encoding M50 family metallopeptidase → MGKRPWMTTILLLIACALLTRLVPFSSFFRNVDTMIHETGHAVVTLLLSGKVNYIELFQNHGGVTYSVVVGSWKMIPIALAGYVTASLFAVFMFYAQSQGKQRLGLQVITVVALLDLLLFVRNGFGIAWLFGLIALNVAALFFVPKWLQNGYFILLAFLCLEESVVGPITLVRFVFSGGGAAGDAANLAKFTSIPGLVWALFFLGFAFWCAMKCIKLFLGNHSSKQKQLPPYSRNLS, encoded by the coding sequence ATGGGAAAAAGACCATGGATGACCACAATTCTTTTGTTGATCGCATGTGCCTTATTGACCCGGCTGGTTCCCTTCTCCTCTTTTTTTAGGAACGTGGATACCATGATCCATGAAACCGGGCATGCTGTGGTTACGCTGCTTCTTTCCGGGAAGGTGAATTATATTGAGCTGTTTCAAAATCATGGTGGTGTTACATATTCGGTAGTAGTCGGGTCATGGAAAATGATTCCCATAGCGCTGGCCGGTTATGTAACAGCTTCCTTGTTTGCCGTATTTATGTTTTATGCCCAAAGCCAGGGTAAACAGCGGCTTGGTCTACAGGTTATCACAGTAGTAGCCTTGCTGGATCTGCTGTTATTTGTCCGTAATGGGTTTGGCATCGCTTGGTTGTTCGGATTGATCGCATTGAATGTCGCCGCTTTGTTTTTTGTACCAAAATGGCTTCAAAACGGTTATTTTATACTATTGGCCTTTTTGTGCCTGGAGGAATCCGTAGTTGGCCCCATCACACTTGTCCGGTTTGTTTTTTCGGGCGGGGGTGCCGCTGGAGATGCTGCTAACCTTGCTAAATTCACAAGCATTCCGGGACTGGTATGGGCACTGTTTTTTCTGGGATTCGCCTTTTGGTGTGCTATGAAGTGCATCAAGCTTTTCCTCGGAAACCATAGTTCCAAACAAAAACAGCTCCCGCCTTATTCGCGGAACTTGAGTTGA
- a CDS encoding S8 family peptidase — MEKKYYEAYDRWDELKSEREQQFESFIKSYNGEFTGSFIDGEQTYLEFCDSFSVRVRINGKCLRDLVYNFSPIFEIEYAGKLCIGKSATDIVRDINPELEILPPDDDAPIITVIDSGIQEGHKYIGPAILSDDSRCYVKGTTSVADEVGNGGHGTRVAGAILYPFEIPQSGTYKLPCFIRNARVLDETNGHSIQSRVFPPLTIKAVVKDFAENFTRKTKIFNHSIAEISSCEIEHMSPWAAEIDMQSYEHDVLIIQAAGNVYDTTIKEFYNEGKSYPKYLFDERSRIANPAQSMQALTVGSITYSNYETEDSISIGGENEPSAFSRSGAGIWNSVKPDVVEYGGTWVKNKEGNDVRLTTPSDVCPELLRVSPEGSAFSKDMIGTSFSTPKVSYIAAEIQKLFQNSPALLYRALIAHSARWPISVNEKFANAQEIIRHVGYGLPNVIRATQNDEYRITLVTENTLYLSEGQAHIYKIPIPEELYAIGEDYDIRIDITLSYVAKPRNTRRTISRYLSTWLDWRCSKIGESIDSFAERIFNTGASVDDDGNFNWVIGEQSNYGQAKDFSRSYSTLQKDWAIVKSNQLTDSFCIAVRGHKGWDANEAARYSLVVSFEAINQDIEIYEMIRNLVEVEIDNLEQEIEVENVTE; from the coding sequence TTGGAAAAAAAGTATTACGAGGCTTATGATCGTTGGGATGAATTAAAGTCCGAAAGAGAGCAGCAATTCGAAAGCTTTATTAAGTCCTACAACGGAGAGTTTACTGGGTCATTCATAGATGGCGAACAAACCTATCTAGAATTTTGCGATAGTTTTTCAGTTAGAGTAAGGATAAATGGAAAGTGTTTAAGGGACTTAGTATATAACTTCTCACCCATATTTGAAATTGAATATGCTGGGAAGTTGTGTATTGGAAAATCTGCTACGGACATTGTTAGAGATATAAATCCGGAGTTAGAAATTCTTCCTCCTGACGATGATGCACCAATTATTACAGTTATTGACAGTGGAATTCAAGAAGGACATAAATATATTGGGCCGGCAATTCTTAGTGATGACTCTAGATGTTATGTCAAAGGAACAACCTCAGTTGCTGATGAAGTAGGAAATGGGGGACATGGAACAAGAGTTGCAGGAGCAATTTTGTATCCTTTTGAAATTCCTCAATCGGGTACATATAAATTGCCGTGCTTTATTCGAAATGCACGAGTTTTAGATGAAACCAATGGACATTCTATTCAAAGTAGAGTTTTTCCTCCCCTTACTATAAAAGCCGTCGTTAAAGACTTTGCAGAGAATTTTACTAGAAAAACTAAGATTTTTAATCATTCCATTGCTGAGATTAGTTCATGTGAGATTGAGCATATGTCACCATGGGCTGCTGAAATTGATATGCAGAGCTACGAACATGATGTTTTGATTATACAAGCCGCAGGAAATGTTTATGACACTACTATAAAAGAATTTTACAATGAGGGTAAATCATATCCGAAGTATTTATTCGATGAGCGGTCACGAATTGCAAATCCAGCACAAAGCATGCAAGCTCTTACTGTCGGTTCTATCACATATTCAAATTATGAAACGGAAGATTCTATTAGCATTGGTGGGGAAAATGAACCTTCTGCTTTTTCCCGATCTGGTGCAGGAATTTGGAATTCAGTAAAGCCGGATGTAGTTGAATATGGTGGAACTTGGGTGAAAAATAAAGAGGGTAATGATGTACGACTTACTACACCATCGGATGTTTGTCCTGAGTTACTTAGAGTATCACCAGAAGGATCTGCATTCTCAAAAGACATGATAGGAACATCATTTTCAACACCTAAAGTTTCATATATTGCTGCTGAAATCCAAAAATTATTCCAAAATTCCCCAGCGTTATTGTATAGAGCATTGATAGCACATTCTGCTAGATGGCCAATAAGTGTTAATGAAAAATTTGCTAACGCACAGGAAATTATTCGGCATGTTGGTTATGGACTTCCCAATGTAATTAGGGCTACTCAAAACGATGAATATCGTATTACTTTGGTTACAGAAAACACTCTATATCTTTCAGAAGGCCAGGCTCATATTTATAAAATACCTATTCCAGAAGAGTTATATGCTATTGGTGAAGATTATGATATTCGAATAGATATTACTTTATCATATGTAGCCAAACCAAGAAACACAAGAAGAACAATTAGTAGATACTTATCTACTTGGCTTGACTGGAGATGTAGTAAGATTGGTGAAAGTATTGATTCATTTGCAGAAAGAATTTTCAATACAGGTGCGTCTGTTGATGATGATGGTAATTTTAATTGGGTAATTGGTGAACAGAGTAATTACGGTCAAGCAAAAGATTTTTCTCGCTCTTATAGTACATTACAAAAGGATTGGGCTATAGTTAAATCAAACCAGTTAACTGATAGTTTCTGTATCGCTGTTCGTGGACATAAAGGCTGGGATGCGAATGAAGCCGCAAGATATTCTTTAGTAGTTAGCTTTGAAGCCATAAATCAGGATATAGAAATTTATGAAATGATACGTAATCTTGTTGAAGTTGAAATTGATAACTTGGAACAGGAAATTGAAGTAGAGAATGTTACTGAGTAA
- a CDS encoding recombinase family protein, with protein MRGYSISTFTKGKGYHKIAFKLNDRKIPSQKGGRWPQTRSVHSSTKNCTLTVRYGTCRFISENAHPALMSKELFEICQENAKKRHNGGGETNKPFDTKTISPFWLRGVMVATSMIPKWLENSGSTRTKNGG; from the coding sequence GTGAGGGGATATTCAATCAGTACATTTACGAAGGGTAAGGGATATCATAAGATTGCTTTCAAACTTAATGATCGGAAGATTCCATCACAAAAAGGCGGTAGATGGCCGCAAACACGATCCGTGCATTCATCTACAAAGAATTGTACATTGACTGTAAGGTATGGAACATGCAGGTTTATCAGCGAGAATGCCCATCCAGCCTTGATGTCCAAGGAATTGTTTGAGATATGCCAAGAAAACGCCAAGAAGCGGCATAATGGCGGTGGAGAAACGAACAAGCCATTTGACACAAAGACGATCTCGCCGTTCTGGCTTCGAGGGGTAATGGTTGCGACAAGTATGATACCCAAATGGTTGGAAAATTCGGGTTCTACCCGAACTAAGAATGGCGGATAA
- the eno gene encoding phosphopyruvate hydratase → MTIISDVYAREVLDSRGNPTVEVEVYLESGAMGRAIVPSGASTGAHEAVELRDGDKSRYLGKGVLKAVENVNEIIAPEIIGLDALDQVGIDGKMIELDGTPNKGKLGANAILAVSMAVARAAAEALDVPLYVYLGGFNAKTLPVPMMNIINGGEHADNNVDVQEFMILPVGAPSFKEALRTGAEIFHNLKSVLKDKGLNTAVGDEGGFAPNLSSNEEAIQTIISAIERAGYKPGEDVFLGMDVASTEFYKDGKYHLEGEGKSFTSEEFVDLLASWVDKYPIITIEDGCSEDDWDGWKLLTEKLGSKVQLVGDDLFVTNTERLSTGIEKGIANSILVKVNQIGTLTETFDAIEMAKRAGYTAVISHRSGESEDSTIADIAVATNAGQIKTGAPSRTDRVAKYNQLLRIEDELSYVAQYGGKKAFYNLKKFK, encoded by the coding sequence ATGACTATTATCTCAGACGTTTACGCCCGCGAAGTCCTTGACTCCCGCGGTAATCCTACTGTAGAAGTAGAAGTATACCTTGAATCCGGTGCAATGGGACGCGCAATTGTTCCTTCCGGTGCTTCCACTGGTGCTCATGAAGCTGTTGAACTTCGTGACGGAGACAAAAGCCGTTATCTGGGTAAAGGAGTATTGAAGGCCGTTGAGAATGTGAACGAAATTATCGCTCCTGAAATCATTGGTCTGGATGCTCTGGATCAAGTCGGCATTGATGGTAAAATGATCGAGCTTGACGGAACTCCTAACAAAGGAAAACTGGGCGCAAACGCTATTTTGGCAGTCTCTATGGCTGTTGCCCGTGCAGCTGCTGAAGCTCTGGATGTACCTCTTTATGTATACCTTGGCGGATTCAATGCCAAAACGCTTCCTGTTCCAATGATGAATATCATCAATGGTGGTGAGCATGCGGACAATAACGTAGACGTACAAGAGTTCATGATTCTGCCTGTTGGCGCTCCTAGCTTCAAAGAAGCTCTTCGTACAGGTGCTGAAATCTTCCACAACCTTAAATCCGTTCTGAAAGATAAAGGCCTGAATACAGCTGTTGGCGACGAAGGCGGCTTTGCACCTAACCTTTCTTCCAACGAAGAAGCTATCCAAACGATCATCTCTGCGATTGAGCGTGCCGGATACAAGCCTGGTGAAGACGTATTCCTCGGTATGGACGTAGCTTCTACTGAATTTTACAAGGATGGCAAATACCATCTGGAAGGCGAAGGCAAATCCTTTACTTCTGAGGAGTTTGTAGACCTGCTTGCTTCTTGGGTGGACAAATACCCGATTATCACCATCGAAGACGGATGTTCTGAGGACGACTGGGATGGCTGGAAACTGCTTACCGAAAAACTGGGCAGCAAAGTACAGCTGGTTGGTGACGACCTGTTCGTAACGAATACTGAGCGTCTGAGCACAGGTATTGAAAAAGGAATCGCTAATTCCATTCTGGTTAAAGTGAACCAAATTGGTACTCTGACTGAAACCTTCGATGCAATTGAAATGGCAAAACGTGCCGGATATACTGCTGTAATCTCCCACCGTTCCGGTGAAAGCGAAGACAGCACCATTGCTGACATTGCTGTAGCTACTAATGCCGGACAAATTAAAACAGGCGCTCCTTCCCGTACTGACCGTGTTGCCAAGTACAATCAGCTTCTTCGTATCGAAGATGAGCTGTCTTATGTAGCCCAATACGGCGGAAAGAAAGCCTTCTACAACCTGAAAAAGTTTAAATAA
- a CDS encoding AAA family ATPase translates to MNADLYKRLFKAIFSEDIVALKKIADLIISSEREKNHGVLANSLEKIKYNEKPKVNNGFAQYRNERNNGSGMGALPTSKRNDMPLVSYVPRDQLKHHMILNEDIENRLLCIEKEYAAKERLAKFNLSPKKKVLLYGDPGCGKTLAAERLAWNLGLPLLKVRFDSLLSSYFGESASNLRAVFDYCKNEPVVLLLDECDFIAKSRTSGQDVGEVPRIVNMLLMLLDEYKSPGLVVATTNLKVSLDEALFRRFDDVIEIPKPSINEIRKLLITTFSAMNVSKDIDWDILSKKLEGHSAANIVSIAQNAAKSCVLDGSNFVKKEHIMGVIKDITMKY, encoded by the coding sequence ATGAACGCTGATTTATATAAGAGGCTTTTTAAAGCTATTTTCTCAGAGGATATTGTAGCATTAAAAAAAATTGCCGACCTCATTATTTCGAGTGAACGAGAAAAAAATCATGGGGTTTTAGCAAACTCCCTTGAAAAAATTAAATATAATGAAAAGCCGAAAGTGAATAATGGATTTGCCCAATATAGAAACGAAAGAAATAATGGCAGTGGCATGGGTGCATTACCCACGAGTAAACGAAATGACATGCCATTAGTCTCTTATGTTCCTCGGGATCAATTAAAACATCATATGATTCTAAATGAGGATATTGAAAATAGACTTTTATGCATTGAAAAGGAATATGCGGCTAAAGAGCGGCTGGCTAAATTCAACCTTTCTCCCAAAAAAAAAGTTTTATTGTACGGCGATCCTGGTTGTGGTAAGACCTTAGCAGCAGAACGTTTGGCATGGAATTTGGGATTGCCTTTATTAAAAGTACGGTTTGATTCATTACTATCCTCATACTTTGGAGAGTCTGCTTCAAATCTACGAGCTGTTTTTGATTATTGTAAAAATGAACCTGTGGTACTGTTACTCGATGAATGCGATTTTATTGCCAAATCCAGAACATCCGGTCAGGACGTAGGTGAAGTCCCGCGGATTGTAAATATGTTGTTAATGTTACTTGATGAATATAAATCACCAGGCTTAGTGGTGGCTACTACTAACTTGAAGGTTTCACTTGATGAGGCTTTATTTAGAAGATTTGATGATGTCATTGAGATACCTAAACCATCAATTAATGAAATAAGAAAATTATTAATTACCACATTTTCTGCTATGAATGTAAGTAAAGATATAGATTGGGATATCCTTTCTAAGAAACTCGAAGGTCATTCTGCTGCAAATATTGTATCTATAGCACAAAACGCAGCTAAAAGTTGTGTTCTTGATGGATCAAACTTCGTAAAAAAAGAACATATCATGGGAGTAATCAAGGATATCACCATGAAATATTAG
- the smpB gene encoding SsrA-binding protein SmpB, translated as MAKKTDGKVLAQNKKASHDYFIEDTYECGIVLTGTEIKSLRQGKANISDAFSTIRNGECFVHNMHISPFEQGNRFNPSDPTRARKLLLKKSEINKLLGQSKQQGYALVPLKIYIRNGYAKLLLGLGRGKKQYDKRETAAKRDAQRDIQRALRERQKVAR; from the coding sequence ATGGCGAAGAAAACGGATGGTAAAGTATTGGCTCAAAACAAAAAAGCTTCCCATGATTATTTTATCGAGGATACGTATGAGTGCGGGATTGTACTGACCGGAACAGAGATCAAATCTTTGCGGCAGGGCAAGGCCAATATCTCGGATGCGTTCTCGACTATCCGGAACGGGGAATGTTTTGTGCATAACATGCACATCAGCCCTTTTGAGCAGGGAAACCGTTTCAACCCGTCAGACCCGACCAGAGCCCGTAAATTGCTGTTGAAGAAGAGTGAGATCAACAAACTATTGGGACAGTCCAAACAACAGGGTTATGCTTTAGTTCCATTGAAGATCTATATCCGAAACGGCTATGCCAAGCTGCTTTTGGGATTAGGCCGAGGGAAGAAGCAATACGACAAGCGGGAGACCGCCGCAAAACGGGATGCCCAGCGTGATATCCAGCGCGCACTGCGCGAGAGGCAGAAAGTAGCAAGATAA
- the secG gene encoding preprotein translocase subunit SecG, which produces MEIALKIVLIIASIGLIVAVLLQKGKSAGLSGAISGGAEHLFGKQKARGMDLFLSRVTMVLAAIFFILSIVVAFIVKG; this is translated from the coding sequence ATGGAAATTGCATTGAAGATTGTGTTGATCATAGCATCCATCGGCTTAATTGTAGCCGTCCTACTGCAAAAAGGTAAAAGTGCCGGATTGTCCGGGGCCATTTCAGGTGGTGCCGAGCATTTGTTTGGAAAACAAAAGGCCCGTGGCATGGACCTGTTTTTATCCCGCGTAACAATGGTATTGGCTGCAATATTTTTTATTCTGTCGATCGTGGTTGCTTTCATCGTTAAAGGATAA
- the gpmI gene encoding 2,3-bisphosphoglycerate-independent phosphoglycerate mutase gives MSRPKPVALIILDGFGLREEVHGNAVAHAHKPNYDRYWSAYPHTTLTACGEAVGLPAGQMGNSEVGHLNIGAGRIVYQDLTRITKSIREGEFFHNDTLRAAVLHAKEHGKKLHVYGLLSDGGVHSHISHMFAMLEMAKKEGLKDVYFHAFLDGRDVAPDSAGKYMEMLLNKITETGLGKVATVQGRYYAMDRDKRWERVEKSYRAMVYGEGPKYTDPMEAIKESYLKSVYDEFVMPTVIVDEAGKPVGLVEDGDSVVFCNFRPDRAIQLSQVFKNKDFRGFDRGDKAPKNLHFVCLTLFSETVDGYVAYKPKDLDNTLGEVVSQNGLKQLRIAETEKYPHVTFFFSGGRDIELPGETRVLIPSPKVATYDLKPEMSAYEVAAAAVKEINEDKHDMIILNFANPDMVGHSGMLEPTVKAIEATDECLGQVVEAILAKGGVACITADHGNADIVIDDNERPMTAHTTNPVPFIVTKQGISLREGSILADIAPTLLDLLQAQQPAEMTGTTIINK, from the coding sequence ATGTCCAGACCCAAACCGGTTGCTTTGATCATCTTAGACGGATTTGGACTTCGTGAAGAAGTACACGGTAATGCAGTGGCTCATGCCCATAAGCCTAACTATGACCGCTATTGGTCTGCTTATCCTCACACAACTTTAACTGCATGTGGAGAGGCTGTTGGCCTTCCGGCGGGACAGATGGGGAATTCGGAGGTAGGCCATCTGAACATTGGGGCAGGAAGAATCGTATATCAAGATCTTACCCGAATCACCAAATCCATTCGTGAAGGAGAATTCTTCCATAACGACACGTTAAGAGCGGCTGTCTTGCATGCCAAAGAACACGGAAAGAAACTGCATGTATACGGACTTCTTTCTGATGGCGGGGTACACAGCCATATTTCCCATATGTTTGCCATGCTTGAAATGGCTAAGAAAGAGGGGCTGAAAGACGTATATTTCCATGCTTTCCTTGACGGACGTGATGTGGCTCCTGATTCTGCGGGCAAGTATATGGAAATGCTGCTGAACAAAATTACGGAAACAGGGTTAGGAAAGGTAGCGACAGTCCAAGGGCGCTATTATGCTATGGACCGCGATAAACGTTGGGAACGTGTAGAGAAATCTTACCGCGCTATGGTATATGGCGAAGGCCCGAAGTATACTGATCCTATGGAGGCTATTAAAGAATCCTACTTAAAATCCGTTTATGACGAATTCGTCATGCCTACAGTTATTGTGGATGAAGCCGGTAAACCGGTTGGCCTTGTAGAGGATGGGGACTCGGTTGTCTTCTGCAACTTCCGCCCGGACCGTGCCATTCAGCTTTCCCAGGTATTTAAGAATAAGGATTTCCGCGGATTTGACCGTGGGGATAAAGCACCCAAAAACCTTCATTTTGTCTGCCTGACTTTGTTTAGTGAAACAGTGGACGGTTACGTTGCGTATAAACCTAAAGACCTGGACAATACATTGGGTGAAGTTGTTTCCCAGAATGGTTTGAAACAGCTGCGTATTGCAGAGACTGAAAAATACCCGCACGTTACGTTCTTCTTTAGTGGAGGACGGGATATTGAGCTTCCTGGAGAAACCCGTGTGCTGATTCCTTCGCCGAAAGTCGCCACATATGATCTGAAACCGGAAATGAGTGCTTATGAAGTGGCGGCGGCAGCAGTTAAGGAAATTAATGAGGACAAGCATGACATGATTATCCTGAATTTTGCCAATCCTGATATGGTAGGACACTCCGGTATGCTGGAACCGACCGTTAAGGCGATTGAAGCCACGGACGAATGTTTGGGACAGGTGGTCGAGGCCATCCTGGCCAAAGGCGGCGTAGCATGCATTACGGCCGACCATGGAAATGCCGATATCGTCATCGACGATAATGAGCGTCCAATGACCGCCCATACAACCAATCCGGTACCTTTTATCGTAACAAAACAGGGAATTTCCCTTAGAGAAGGCAGTATTTTGGCAGATATCGCGCCGACTCTGCTGGATCTGTTGCAAGCCCAGCAGCCTGCTGAAATGACAGGCACAACTATTATCAATAAATAA
- a CDS encoding reverse transcriptase domain-containing protein produces the protein MRAVRKHISELWILMYIERWLKAPFINSENQWIERKSGTPQGGVISPVLANLFMHYAF, from the coding sequence ATGCGTGCTGTGCGAAAACACATAAGTGAGCTATGGATATTGATGTACATAGAAAGATGGCTCAAAGCACCATTCATCAATTCGGAGAATCAGTGGATTGAACGCAAAAGCGGAACACCGCAGGGAGGCGTCATAAGCCCTGTACTTGCGAATCTTTTTATGCATTACGCATTTTGA